From the genome of Nasonia vitripennis strain AsymCx chromosome 1, Nvit_psr_1.1, whole genome shotgun sequence, one region includes:
- the Wdr33 gene encoding WD repeat domain 33 isoform X1 yields the protein MSNIRFSNPPPMIRLPNMSVPPPIAPNLSAPPPVLTRINVNSNHQPRYPNHREPGKGFHKPFRHPYASKLNSDGQENLQDEFDGKRLRKSVMRKTVDYNSAIIKSLENRVWQRDYRDRRALQPDVIYYPDLLPPPSYIDNPMNAVTTRFVKTAANKMRCPIFCMAWTHEGRRLITGASSGEFTLWNGLTFNFETILQAHDSPVRTMVWSHNESWMVTGDHTGYVKYWQSNMNNVKMFQAHKEAIRGLSFSPTDHKLATCSDDGTVRIWDFLRCHEDRILRGHGSDVKCVHWHPQKSLVISGSKDNQQPIKLWDPKTGQALATLHAHKSTVMDVKWNENGNWLVTASRDHLLKLFDLRNLSQEVQTFRGHKKEASSVAWHPNHEGLFCSGGSDGSILFWHVGTDKEVGAIEQAHESIVWSLAWHPLGHILCSSSNDHTSKFWTRNRPGDSMRDKYNLNTLPAVGAGGTDDQEIAEASTVIPGMGPEDQIPEDRESEEKHSEIPGLDDLEHSRDENKKPESKKVPFMKPIPQSFQAQWNETKPEDPVAGAVPLKEVTPTAIILYGKIIPVEPGSKLAEAISKGADAINKLVQAGEIEELRDVVGYNEDQLDEEDYLEDEGDIDQSKVPETNLPPPLPSSNFVQNQYSNVQRPPPQAPRECWSRRNDDNFPRYRGDNYNYPGNSRYNY from the coding sequence ATGTCGAACATTCGATTTTCAAATCCGCCTCCGATGATTAGACTTCCGAACATGTCGGTGCCACCACCAATAGCACCAAATTTATCAGCCCCACCTCCAGTATTAACTAGAATAAACGTAAACTCAAATCACCAACCTCGATATCCAAATCATAGAGAGCCAGGTAAAGGGTTTCACAAACCTTTTCGGCATCCTTATGCTTCTAAACTTAATTCCGATGGACAAGAAAATCTACAAGACGAATTCGATGGCAAAAGGCTTCGTAAGTCGGTAATGCGCAAAACTGTAGATTATAATTCAGCTATTATTAAGTCATTAGAGAATCGCGTCTGGCAACGCGATTATAGGGACCGACGAGCACTTCAACCTGATGTCATATACTATCCTGATCTTCTACCACCTCCTAGTTATATAGATAATCCCATGAATGCTGTGACTACAAGATTTGTAAAAACTGCCGCAAATAAAATGCGATGCCCTATTTTTTGTATGGCATGGACGCATGAAGGAAGACGACTTATTACTGGTGCATCCAGTGGTGAATTCACTCTATGGAACGGACTGACATTCAACTTCGAGACAATTTTACAGGCACATGACAGCCCAGTCCGAACGATGGTATGGTCGCACAACGAAAGTTGGATGGTTACTGGGGATCACACAGGTTACGTCAAATATTGGCAAAGTAACATGAATAATGTGAAAATGTTTCAAGCACATAAGGAAGCAATTCGAGGACTGAGTTTTAGTCCAACTGATCACAAATTAGCTACCTGCAGTGACGACGGCACTGTGAGGATATGGGATTTCTTGCGATGTCATGAAGATCGTATTTTAAGAGGTCACGGATCAGATGTTAAATGCGTTCATTGGCATCCTCAAAAAAGCTTGGTCATATCGGGCAGCAAAGATAACCAGCAACCAATAAAGCTTTGGGATCCTAAAACTGGGCAAGCGTTAGCAACTTTGCACGCGCATAAATCCACTGTCATGGATGTTAAGTGGAACGAAAATGGTAACTGGCTTGTAACAGCCTCTCGAGATCATTTGTTAAAACTCTTCGATTTGCGCAACCTTAGTCAAGAAGTGCAAACGTTCCGTGGACACAAAAAAGAAGCTTCGAGTGTAGCCTGGCACCCAAATCACGAAGGTCTCTTCTGCAGTGGCGGTAGTGACGGATCAATTCTTTTTTGGCACGTAGGTACGGATAAAGAAGTAGGCGCCATTGAACAAGCGCACGAAAGTATAGTTTGGAGCTTAGCTTGGCATCCGCTTGGTCACATACTATGTTCTAGCAGTAATGATCATACATCCAAATTTTGGACGAGAAACAGACCGGGAGACTCGATGAGGGATAAATACAATCTTAACACATTGCCGGCTGTTGGGGCAGGTGGAACTGATGATCAAGAAATTGCCGAGGCTTCGACTGTCATCCCAGGTATGGGTCCAGAAGATCAAATTCCTGAGGACCGTGAATCGGAGGAAAAGCATAGTGAAATACCAGGTCTTGATGATCTTGAACACAGTAGGGATGAGAATAAAAAACCGGAAAGTAAAAAAGTGCCGTTCATGAAACCTATACCACAAAGCTTTCAAGCTCAGTGGAATGAAACGAAACCCGAGGATCCCGTGGCTGGAGCTGTTCCGCTAAAGGAAGTTACGCCAACTGCTATTATTTTGTATGGAAAAATTATACCTGTTGAACCTGGATCAAAGTTAGCAGAGGCTATATCTAAAGGGGCTGATGCTATCAACAAGCTGGTTCAAGCTGGAGAAATCGAAGAATTACGAGATGTCGTTGGATACAACGAAGACCAGCTGGATGAAGAGGATTACTTGGAAGATGAAGGTGATATTGATCAGTCCAAGGTACCTGAAACCAATCTGCCACCTCCATTGCCAAGTTCGAATTTTGTTCAAAATCAATATAGTAATGTCCAGCGTCCTCCTCCGCAAGCACCGAGGGAGTGTTGGTCACGGCGCAACGACGATAATTTTCCCAGATATAGGGGAGACAACTACAACTACCCGGGAAACTCCCGTTACAATTATTAG
- the LOC107980674 gene encoding uncharacterized protein LOC107980674, producing the protein MRSFLCFVTFLALVLAVSASPIDIKRNDDFGSTGKCTPGQVFFMSCNLCKCSSDGNYAACTFMQCFDFNFEEEQRSKRSTNEVVAKLSSDIPRISGYTQGDQCPSKSFYNDCNMCVCGPDDASAACTMMMCMPGETQQPSKIVPAKLNDIARIDEYSQGQACPAGEFFHDKCNVCHCSANGFSAACTLMGCPSEDTTQPRAQVTEIYNWPRIDNYMHGEPCPANKMFHNQCNICRCSPDGYSAACTMIFCLLEN; encoded by the exons ATGCGCTCCTTCCTTTGCTTCGTAACATTCTTGGCGTTGGTGTTag cTGTATCTGCTTCACCAATTGATATAAAGCGTAAtg ATGATTTCGGATCTACTGGAAAATGCACCCCAGGACAGGTTTTCTTCATGAGCTGCAACCTTTGCAAATGTAGCTCTGATGGCAACTATGCTGCTTGTACATTCATGCAGTGTTTCGATTTCAATTTTGAAGAAGAACAAA gAAGTAAAAGAAGCACCAACGAAGTAGTCGCAAAATTAAGCTCAGACATTCCGCGCATTT CTGGTTATACTCAAGGAGATCAATGTCCATCCAAAAGCTTTTACAATGACTGTAACATGTGTGTCTGCGGTCCTGACGATGCTTCTGCTGCCTGCACAATGATGATGTGTATGCCTGGTGAAACTCAACAACCTTCGAAAATAGTTCCAGCAAAGCTGAATGATATCGCACGCATTG ACGAGTACTCGCAGGGCCAGGCATGCCCCGCCGGAGAGTTCTTCCACGATAAATGCAACGTTTGCCACTGCTCTGCTAATGGATTCTCTGCTGCTTGCACTTTGATGGGTTGCCCATCCGAGGACACTACTCAGCCAAGGGCTCAGGTCACGGAAATTTACAACTGGCCACGTATTG ATAATTATATGCACGGCGAGCCATGCCCTGCTAACAAAATGTTTCACAACCAGTGCAACATATGCAGGTGTAGTCCCGACGGCTATTCTGCAGCTTGTACTATGATATTTTGCCTGCTTGAAAACTGA
- the LOC100115024 gene encoding uncharacterized protein LOC100115024, which translates to MKFSFAFLAVLFVARALEISAVPIHNEQHKTLASAGLSADLQDFLALVPVNKIQEIFYQYLSDDDDFGAALDYLLSDEFQSLIIDIEAEAEVRELLNYLEDAGLTAYDFINKINDILGIDRISPKATFRTITGGLPGFIKDIKAVLPIDMIEKLYKEKLETSPDFAELVKRLSSQEFQGLINKIMTNPELQNLMKRAEAKGVDVQAILDFFTSVLGLKFPSRPVFSLTRSLKDDLNEFLALIPVEKIKDIFFKYLTEDEDFAEAVDYLLSNEFKSLVVEIESQPEVLSILKYLQESGLNAYEFVNKINSILGIDNITPRRYTSAKRSLGGLNGFFKDVEAVLPLKEIEELYEEMMASSKEFYALMKKLSSPQFQKLVDQIMTSPKMQNLIRRAEAKGVNIQSVFDFLTNLLGLHFPSQRVYSLKKNLKDDLNDFLALVPVERIKEIFYDYLANDEAFGEALDYVLSEEFQGLIIEIEAQKEVKQLLQFLQESGLQAHEFINKINDILGIEHIVPRIHYNSIRITGGLPGFIQDIKATLPIDQIKKLYDDKLKSSSDFAALIKRLSSDEFQGLVDKLLDNAELQNLIKRAEAKGVDVQAIFEFFSSLLGLKFPSRPVFFLTRNLKDDLNDFLALVPVERIKEIFYDYLANDEAFGEALDYVLSEEFQGLIIEIEAQKEVKQLLQFLQESGLQAHEFINKINDILGIEHIVPRIHYNSIRITGGLPGFIQDIKATLPIDQIKKLYDDKLKSSSDFAALIKRLSSDEFQGLVDKLLDNAELQNLIKRAEAKGVDVQAIFEFFSSLLGLKFPSRPVFFLTRNLKDDLNDFLALVPVERIKEIFYDYLANDEAFGEALDYVLSEEFQGLIIEIEAQKEVKQLLQFLQESGLQAHEFINKINDILGIEHIVPRIHYNSIRITGGLPGFIQDIKATLPIDQIKKLYDDKLKSSSDFAALIKRLSSDEFQGLVDKLLDNAELQNLIKRAEAKGVDVQAIFEFFSSLLGLKFPSRPVFFLTRNLKDDLNDFLALVPVERIKEIFYDYLANDEAFGEALDYVLSEEFQGLIIEIEAQKEVKQLLQFLQESGLQAHEFINKINDILGIEHIVPRIHYNSIRITGGLPGFIQDIKATLSIDQIKKLYDDKLKSSSDFAALIKRLSSDEFQGLVDKLLDNAELQNLIKRAEAKGVDVQAIFEFFSSLLGLKFPSRPVFYKDEEAIDVLRQIWAKVPLDKILDIVVDYLIGDEDFKKVVKFMMGDEFKTILVEIEDLPDARSLLKFLHETGLDVYKWINDLHDLIGLDVELPSFNNYQDITGGVPGLIKDIRALLPLKELYKIYDEKRETSIKFREFINRLQHKELQNAVNALGKHDGFNLMLNKLEALGVDWDAVTEIISAIIGIKFPERPH; encoded by the coding sequence ATGAAGTTCTCATTCGCCTTTCTGGCGGTCCTGTTTGTGGCCAGGGCCCTGGAAATCAGCGCAGTGCCAATCCACAATGAACAGCACAAAACATTAGCTAGTGCCGGACTTTCTGCAGACTTGCAAGATTTTTTGGCTCTTGTCCCCGTTAACAAAATTCAAGAAATCTTTTATCAATACTtgtccgacgacgacgatttcggagctgcacTCGACTACCTTCTGTCAGACGAGTTTCAATCTCTGATTATAGACATCGAAGCTGAGGCTGAAGTCAGAGAACTTCTCAATTATCTGGAAGATGCTGGACTTACCGCCTACGATTTCATCAACAAAATCAACGATATTCTTGGAATCGACAGAATCTCGCCGAAGGCTACCTTCAGAACCATCACTGGAGGATTGCCAGGTTTCATCAAGGATATAAAAGCAGTTCTTCCCATTGACATGATCGAAAAATTGTACAAAGAAAAACTTGAAACATCACCGGACTTTGCAGAGCTTGTAAAGCGGCTTTCATCTCAGGAGTTCCAAGGACTTATCAACAAGATCATGACTAATCCCGAACTGCAAAACTTGATGAAAAGGGCAGAAGCTAAAGGTGTTGATGTGCAAGCAATTCTCGACTTTTTCACCTCCGTTCTTGGACTGAAGTTTCCTTCAAGACCAGTGTTTTCTCTCACCAGAAGTCTGAAGGATGATCTCAACGAATTCCTAGCTCTTATTCCAGTTGAGAAGATTAAAgacattttctttaaatactTAACCGAAGATGAAGATTTCGCTGAAGCAGTTGACTATCTTTTATCTAACGAGTTTAAATCACTCGTTGTCGAAATTGAATCACAGCCAGAAGTTTTATCGATCCTTAAATATTTGCAAGAATCAGGACTTAACGCATACGAATTTGTGAATAAAATCAATAGCATCTTAGGAATAGATAACATCACACCAAGAAGATATACAAGTGCTAAACGAAGCTTAGGTGGATTGAATGGCTTCTTTAAGGATGTAGAGGCTGTTTTACCGCTCAAAGAAATAGAAGAACTTTACGAAGAAATGATGGCATCATCTAAAGAATTTTATGCTCTTATGAAAAAACTTTCATCACCGCAATTTCAAAAACTAGTCGACCAAATTATGACTAGTCCGAAAATGCAAAACTTAATAAGAAGGGCAGAAGCCAAAGGTGTCAACATACAAtctgttttcgattttttgacCAATTTACTTGGACTTCACTTCCCATCGCAACGTGTATATTCCCTTAAAAAGAACCTCAAGGATGACCTCAACGACTTCTTGGCCCTCGTTCCAGTAGAGAGAATCAAGGAGATTTTCTACGACTACTTGGCCAATGATGAAGCATTCGGTGAGGCTCTCGACTACGTTCTCTCCGAAGAATTCCAGGGTCTCATCATTGAGATCGAGGCTCAGAAGGAAGTCAAGCAGCTTCTCCAGTTCCTGCAAGAATCTGGCCTACAGGCACACGAATTCATCAACAAGATCAACGATATTCTTGGAATCGAGCACATCGTGCCAAGAATCCACTACAACAGCATCAGAATCACTGGTGGACTTCCGGGATTCATTCAAGACATCAAGGCGACGCTGCCCATTGACCAGATTAAAAAACTCTACGATGACAAGCTCAAGTCTTCGTCAGACTTTGCAGCCCTCATCAAGCGTTTATCGTCCGACGAGTTCCAAGGACTCGTTGACAAGCTCTTGGACAATGCTGAACTTCAAAACTTGATCAAGCGTGCTGAGGCCAAGGGTGTTGATGTGCAAGccattttcgaatttttctcttctcttcttgGGCTCAAGTTCCCATCTCGTCCAGTGTTCTTCTTGACTCGTAACCTCAAGGATGACCTCAACGACTTCTTGGCCCTCGTCCCAGTAGAGAGAATCAAGGAGATTTTCTACGACTACTTGGCCAATGATGAAGCATTCGGTGAGGCTCTCGACTACGTTCTCTCCGAAGAATTCCAGGGTCTCATCATTGAGATCGAGGCTCAGAAGGAAGTCAAGCAGCTTCTCCAGTTCCTGCAAGAATCTGGCCTACAGGCACACGAATTCATCAACAAGATCAACGATATTCTTGGAATCGAGCACATCGTGCCAAGAATCCACTACAACAGCATCAGAATCACTGGTGGACTTCCGGGATTCATTCAAGACATCAAGGCGACGCTGCCCATTGACCAGATTAAAAAACTCTACGATGACAAGCTCAAGTCTTCGTCAGACTTTGCAGCCCTCATCAAGCGTTTATCGTCCGACGAGTTCCAAGGACTCGTTGACAAGCTCTTGGACAATGCTGAACTTCAAAACTTGATCAAGCGTGCTGAGGCCAAGGGTGTTGATGTGCAAGccattttcgaatttttctcttctcttcttgGGCTCAAGTTCCCATCTCGTCCAGTGTTCTTCTTGACTCGTAACCTCAAGGATGACCTCAACGACTTCTTGGCCCTCGTCCCAGTAGAGAGAATCAAGGAGATTTTCTACGACTACTTGGCCAATGATGAAGCATTCGGTGAGGCTCTCGACTACGTTCTCTCCGAAGAATTCCAGGGTCTCATCATTGAGATCGAGGCTCAGAAGGAAGTCAAGCAGCTTCTCCAGTTCCTGCAAGAATCTGGCCTACAGGCACACGAATTCATCAACAAGATCAACGACATTCTTGGAATCGAGCACATCGTGCCAAGAATCCACTACAACAGCATCAGAATCACTGGTGGACTTCCGGGATTCATTCAAGACATCAAGGCGACGCTGCCCATTGACCAGATTAAAAAACTCTACGATGACAAGCTCAAGTCTTCATCAGACTTTGCAGCCCTCATCAAGCGTTTATCGTCCGACGAGTTCCAAGGACTCGTTGACAAGCTCTTGGACAATGCTGAACTTCAAAACTTGATCAAGCGTGCTGAGGCCAAGGGTGTTGATGTGCAAGccattttcgaatttttctcttctcttcttgGGCTCAAGTTCCCATCTCGTCCAGTGTTCTTCTTGACTCGTAACCTCAAGGATGACCTCAACGACTTCTTGGCCCTCGTCCCAGTAGAGAGAATCAAGGAGATTTTCTACGACTACTTGGCCAATGATGAAGCATTCGGTGAGGCTCTCGACTACGTTCTCTCCGAAGAATTCCAGGGTCTCATCATTGAGATCGAGGCTCAGAAGGAAGTCAAGCAGCTTCTCCAGTTCCTGCAAGAATCTGGCCTACAGGCACACGAATTCATCAACAAGATCAACGATATTCTTGGAATCGAGCACATCGTGCCAAGAATCCACTACAACAGCATCAGAATCACTGGTGGACTTCCGGGATTCATTCAAGACATCAAGGCGACGCTGTCCATTGACCAGATTAAAAAACTCTACGATGACAAGCTCAAGTCTTCGTCAGACTTTGCAGCCCTCATCAAGCGTTTATCGTCCGACGAGTTCCAAGGACTCGTTGACAAGCTCTTGGACAATGCTGAACTACAAAACTTGATCAAGCGTGCTGAGGCCAAGGGTGTTGATGTGCAAGccattttcgaatttttctcttctcttcttgGGCTCAAGTTCCCATCTCGTCCAGTGTTTTATAAAGATGAGGAAGCTATTGATGTATTGCGTCAAATTTGGGCAAAGGTACCATTAGATAAGATTCTCGATATCGTCGTTGATTATTTAATTGGAGATGAAGACTTCAAAAAGGTTGTTAAATTTATGATGGGTGATGAGTTCAAGACAATCTTGGTGGAAATTGAAGATCTCCCAGACGCAAGGtctcttttgaaatttttgcatGAAACTGGTTTGGATGTGTACAAGTGGATCAATGATCTGCACGACCTTATTGGATTAGATGTAGAACTACCCTCATTCAACAACTACCAGGATATCACAGGAGGTGTTCCCGGATTAATAAAAGATATAAGAGCTTTATTACCACTTAAagaattgtataaaatttacGATGAAAAACGTGAGACATCTATCAAATTTCGGGAATTTATCAACCGGCTGCAACATAAGGAACTACAGAATGCCGTCAATGCATTGGGAAAACACGATGGTTTTAACTTAATGTTGAACAAATTGGAAGCTTTAGGCGTCGACTGGGATGCAGTTACCGAAATCATCAGTGCTATTATTGGAATCAAGTTTCCAGAGCGACCTCATTGA